Proteins encoded by one window of Deinococcus planocerae:
- a CDS encoding IclR family transcriptional regulator: protein MSKSSAAPESSPEYTISALEAGLQVLALVGQFPELKLPQLAAQAGMTRSKVYRILQTLARLGYVWFDEEHAVRLGSASLVLGQQAREQYSLTQAAKPMLDRLADETGENIHLVVREGQHSLVVDVRTSPHPVRMFARVGRIGPLHAGGSSKVLLAYAPREVQGAILARPLERFTDGTITDAAALERTLRRIREDGAHVAISDLEEDTFSVAAPIFDGQGQVVASVSIAGPLMRLGPQTQARYLDLIREAGRELSEQFGFSAGSAP, encoded by the coding sequence ATGTCAAAGTCAAGTGCAGCGCCCGAGTCGTCACCGGAATACACCATCTCCGCCCTGGAGGCGGGGCTTCAGGTCCTCGCGCTGGTGGGGCAGTTCCCAGAACTCAAACTCCCGCAGCTCGCCGCCCAGGCGGGCATGACGAGGAGCAAGGTCTACCGCATCCTTCAGACCCTGGCGCGCCTGGGGTACGTCTGGTTCGACGAGGAGCACGCGGTGCGGTTGGGATCGGCTTCCCTCGTCCTGGGTCAGCAGGCCCGGGAGCAGTATTCGCTGACCCAGGCGGCAAAGCCGATGCTCGACCGCCTCGCCGACGAGACCGGGGAGAACATCCACCTCGTGGTGAGGGAGGGGCAACACTCCCTGGTCGTCGATGTCCGCACCTCACCGCACCCGGTGCGGATGTTCGCCCGGGTGGGGCGCATCGGGCCCCTGCACGCCGGAGGGTCGTCCAAGGTGCTGCTCGCCTACGCCCCCCGGGAGGTGCAAGGCGCCATCCTCGCCAGGCCTCTCGAACGCTTCACGGACGGCACCATCACCGACGCCGCCGCGCTGGAGCGGACGTTACGCCGCATCCGGGAGGACGGGGCGCACGTGGCGATCTCGGACCTGGAGGAGGACACCTTCTCGGTCGCCGCCCCGATTTTCGACGGTCAGGGTCAGGTCGTGGCCTCCGTGAGCATCGCCGGGCCGTTGATGCGCCTAGGCCCCCAGACCCAGGCGCGCTACCTCGATCTGATCCGCGAGGCCGGGCGTGAGCTTTCGGAGCAGTTCGGGTTCTCCGCCGGGTCGGCGCCGTGA
- a CDS encoding M28 family peptidase — MLLAAERQLLDAVTLERPWDLITTFSALRREHPSDVERAAGHIERHLRELGIPVEVHRPELFLSLPRRASVTVGGETFSAKPMAMSAIYREGLTAPLVYQPSAYAANADDMFSSALLEGEVDVRGKIVVTEGFGMPGKIRELERRGALGVIAINPGNRAHWGICTSIWGTPDLNDLPRKPQVAVANVNRPDGDRLIEFARAGAEAVFTTDLEEGWFPSPIPVVTIPGTEDPEAFVLLHGHYDSWDYGVGDNAVGDATLLEVARNLWNHRAELRRSVRIAWWPGHSTGRYAGSTWYADHFALELYRHCVAQINCDSPGCRWATEYKDVSVMAEAVPWVGDIIRDVTGQEMHAERPVRAGDYSFNNIGLSGFFMLLSTMPDDLRAEKGYYAVGGCGGNIAWHTEDDTLEVADRDILLKDMQIYLLSAYRTANATVIPFDYTRTLDEFDGALDEYAAAAGTAFDLGPARTAVHELRLDVQRLTRAAQALSGESLASPAVRRVNAALISLARHLVQANYSQAPAFFHDPAEHVPPLPDLAVLGRLAEVSPKERGFVLTHARRGQNRLLAHLGDARDAVRTALERT; from the coding sequence ATGCTGCTCGCCGCAGAACGTCAGCTTCTCGACGCCGTGACACTCGAAAGGCCGTGGGACCTGATCACGACGTTCTCTGCTCTCAGGCGCGAGCACCCCAGCGACGTGGAACGGGCCGCGGGGCACATCGAGCGTCACCTGCGCGAGCTGGGCATCCCGGTCGAGGTTCACCGTCCGGAGTTGTTCCTCAGCCTGCCGCGCCGGGCGAGCGTCACGGTGGGGGGCGAGACCTTTTCCGCCAAGCCGATGGCGATGAGCGCGATCTACCGGGAGGGCCTCACGGCGCCCCTGGTCTACCAGCCCAGCGCCTACGCGGCCAACGCCGACGACATGTTCTCCAGCGCCCTGCTGGAGGGGGAAGTTGACGTGCGGGGCAAGATCGTGGTGACCGAGGGCTTCGGGATGCCCGGCAAGATCCGGGAACTCGAACGGCGCGGGGCGCTGGGTGTGATCGCCATCAACCCCGGCAACCGGGCCCACTGGGGCATCTGCACGAGCATCTGGGGCACCCCGGACCTGAACGACCTGCCGCGCAAACCGCAGGTGGCGGTCGCCAACGTGAACCGCCCCGACGGGGACCGCCTGATCGAGTTCGCCCGGGCGGGGGCCGAGGCCGTGTTCACCACCGACCTGGAGGAGGGCTGGTTCCCCTCGCCCATTCCCGTCGTCACCATCCCGGGCACCGAGGACCCCGAAGCCTTCGTCCTGCTGCACGGGCACTACGACTCGTGGGACTACGGGGTGGGGGACAACGCGGTCGGGGACGCGACCCTGCTCGAAGTGGCCCGCAACCTCTGGAACCACCGCGCCGAGCTGCGCCGCAGCGTGCGGATCGCCTGGTGGCCCGGGCACTCGACCGGGCGGTATGCCGGGAGCACCTGGTACGCCGACCACTTCGCCCTGGAGCTGTATCGCCACTGCGTCGCCCAGATCAACTGCGACTCGCCGGGCTGCCGCTGGGCCACCGAGTACAAGGACGTGAGCGTGATGGCGGAGGCTGTCCCCTGGGTGGGCGACATCATCCGCGACGTGACGGGCCAGGAGATGCACGCCGAGCGCCCGGTGCGTGCCGGGGACTACTCCTTCAACAACATCGGGCTCAGCGGGTTTTTCATGCTGCTCTCGACCATGCCCGACGACCTGCGCGCCGAGAAGGGGTACTACGCGGTCGGGGGTTGCGGCGGCAACATCGCCTGGCACACCGAGGACGACACCCTGGAGGTGGCCGACCGCGACATTCTGCTCAAGGACATGCAGATTTACCTGCTGTCCGCCTACCGCACGGCCAACGCGACCGTCATTCCCTTCGACTACACCCGGACGCTCGACGAGTTCGATGGGGCGCTGGACGAGTACGCGGCGGCGGCAGGAACGGCCTTCGACCTGGGGCCAGCTCGCACGGCGGTCCACGAGCTGCGCCTCGACGTGCAGAGGCTGACCCGGGCCGCACAGGCGCTGAGCGGCGAGTCCCTCGCGTCCCCCGCCGTGCGCCGGGTGAACGCCGCGCTGATTTCGCTGGCCCGGCACCTCGTCCAGGCGAACTACTCGCAGGCCCCCGCTTTTTTCCACGACCCCGCCGAGCACGTGCCGCCGCTGCCCGACCTCGCCGTCCTGGGGCGGCTCGCCGAGGTCAGTCCTAAGGAGCGCGGCTTCGTGCTCACCCACGCGCGACGCGGCCAGAACCGGCTGCTCGCCCACCTCGGCGACGCGCGGGATGCCGTTCGCACGGCCCTGGAACGCACCTAA
- a CDS encoding ABC transporter substrate-binding protein — protein sequence MKRMLTALSFALGVGVAGAQQGILQLPLINDPIMNPLIAPELGSILVNKVIFPGLVRPNEDLQPVPDLARSWTITNGGLVYTFTLRDDVRWHDGRPFTADDVVFTFNTARDPKSGSRLASDFSSIKSVEARGRNTVRFVLSRPFAPFLILLGHNAGILPKHLLEGKDLNSATAFNRQTPVGTGPFKVSRVVPGASVTLVANRDYYGGAPKLAGITFKVVPDLNTQVAQLRSGGLDWVTLEPSNLPSVQGAQNVTIKQADAIQHYLVFFNLKNPLFTSATVRRAMQYAVNRRAIIDGILKGYADYPTGTIPTALRTYYDKSIKPITYDPAQARRLLAQAGWRPNAQGVLVNAKGEPFKFTLIVDKGNATREQAALAVQQDLKKVGMDVTLQTLEFATLVRDYLIPGKYDANLIWWTTPPDPDQYSFYGTGQDNNEASWSNPRADSLLKRGRETVDVAARKNIYNAYQRLTMQDPPVLVLYYPKELQAISRRLIGVPDLGIRDALRYTERFDLR from the coding sequence ATGAAACGAATGCTGACGGCGTTGAGTTTCGCTCTAGGTGTGGGGGTCGCGGGCGCGCAGCAAGGCATCTTGCAACTGCCGCTCATCAACGACCCGATCATGAACCCCCTGATCGCGCCGGAACTCGGCAGCATCCTGGTGAACAAGGTGATCTTCCCGGGCCTGGTGCGGCCCAACGAGGACCTCCAGCCGGTCCCCGACCTCGCCCGGAGCTGGACGATCACCAACGGGGGCCTGGTCTACACCTTCACCCTGCGCGACGACGTGCGCTGGCACGACGGCAGGCCCTTCACCGCCGACGACGTGGTGTTCACCTTCAACACGGCCCGGGACCCCAAGAGCGGCTCGCGGCTGGCGTCCGACTTCAGCTCCATCAAGTCGGTGGAGGCGCGGGGCAGGAACACGGTGCGCTTCGTCCTCTCGCGTCCCTTCGCGCCGTTCCTGATCCTGCTGGGGCACAACGCGGGCATCCTGCCCAAGCACCTGCTGGAGGGCAAGGACCTCAACTCGGCGACTGCCTTCAACCGCCAGACGCCCGTCGGCACCGGACCCTTCAAGGTCTCCCGGGTCGTGCCCGGCGCGAGCGTCACCCTGGTCGCCAACAGGGACTACTACGGCGGCGCGCCCAAGCTGGCGGGCATCACCTTCAAGGTCGTGCCCGACCTCAACACCCAGGTCGCCCAACTGCGTTCCGGCGGGCTCGACTGGGTGACGCTGGAGCCCAGCAACCTTCCGAGCGTCCAGGGGGCGCAGAACGTCACCATCAAGCAGGCCGACGCGATTCAGCATTACCTCGTCTTCTTCAACCTGAAGAACCCACTCTTCACCAGCGCCACGGTGCGCCGCGCCATGCAGTACGCGGTCAACCGCCGGGCGATCATCGATGGCATCCTCAAGGGCTATGCCGACTATCCCACGGGCACCATCCCCACGGCGCTGCGGACGTACTACGACAAGAGCATCAAGCCGATCACCTACGACCCGGCGCAGGCGCGGCGGCTGCTCGCGCAGGCGGGCTGGAGGCCCAACGCTCAGGGCGTGCTCGTGAACGCCAAGGGGGAGCCCTTCAAGTTCACCCTGATCGTGGATAAGGGCAACGCCACGCGCGAGCAGGCGGCGCTCGCCGTGCAGCAGGACCTGAAAAAGGTCGGCATGGACGTGACGCTCCAGACGCTGGAGTTCGCCACCCTGGTGCGCGACTACCTGATTCCCGGCAAGTACGACGCCAACCTGATCTGGTGGACCACGCCGCCCGACCCGGACCAGTACTCGTTCTACGGCACCGGCCAGGACAACAACGAGGCGAGCTGGAGCAACCCCCGCGCCGACTCCCTGCTCAAGCGGGGCCGCGAGACGGTGGACGTGGCCGCCCGGAAGAACATCTACAACGCCTATCAGCGGCTGACCATGCAGGACCCGCCCGTGCTCGTCCTCTACTACCCGAAAGAACTCCAGGCCATCAGTCGGCGGCTGATCGGCGTCCCCGACCTGGGCATCCGTGACGCCCTGCGCTACACCGAGCGGTTCGACCTGCGCTGA
- a CDS encoding ABC transporter permease: MLSPGYVARRVLHALVVLAVVAVVTFFIVRLAPGGPSLLADPALRDAERAAIEARLGLGDPLPVQFLKFVGNAVRGDFGQSFLFGTPTLQVIGSRLGNTLILAGAALTLTLLVAVPLGTLCGLRPHSWLDRLVSVVSVVVLAVPVFWLGLMLIIALAVLRPVLPAGGMHTTGMEGNVPDLLRHLLLPAVVLASASIAELLRYTRSSVRSAARLDHVRTARAKGLPQHAVNRRHVLKNALIPVVTVIGLQLPRLVGGAAVTETIFAWPGMGRLSVEAALGRDYPLILGVTLVVALAVVLFNLLVDLLYPLIDPRVRMEA; the protein is encoded by the coding sequence ATGCTCAGCCCCGGATACGTCGCCCGGCGCGTGCTGCACGCCCTCGTCGTGCTGGCGGTCGTGGCGGTGGTGACGTTTTTTATCGTACGGCTGGCGCCTGGCGGGCCTTCCCTCCTGGCCGACCCGGCTCTGCGGGACGCCGAGCGCGCGGCCATCGAGGCGCGGCTGGGGCTGGGCGACCCCCTGCCCGTGCAATTCCTGAAGTTCGTGGGAAATGCCGTGCGGGGCGACTTCGGCCAGAGCTTCCTGTTCGGCACGCCCACCTTGCAGGTCATCGGCTCGCGGCTGGGCAACACGCTGATCCTGGCGGGCGCCGCCCTCACGCTGACGCTGCTCGTCGCGGTGCCGCTGGGGACCCTGTGCGGCTTGCGTCCGCACTCGTGGCTCGACCGGCTCGTCAGCGTGGTGAGCGTGGTGGTGCTGGCCGTGCCCGTCTTCTGGCTGGGCCTGATGCTGATCATCGCCCTCGCGGTCCTGCGCCCGGTGCTGCCCGCGGGCGGGATGCACACCACCGGGATGGAGGGCAATGTTCCGGACCTGCTGCGCCACCTCCTGCTGCCCGCCGTGGTACTGGCGAGTGCGTCCATCGCCGAGCTGCTGCGCTACACCCGGTCGAGCGTCCGCAGCGCCGCGCGGCTCGATCACGTCCGCACGGCGCGGGCCAAAGGGCTGCCGCAGCACGCGGTGAACCGGCGCCACGTCCTGAAAAATGCCCTGATCCCGGTCGTCACGGTGATCGGCCTGCAACTTCCCCGCCTGGTGGGGGGTGCTGCCGTGACCGAGACCATCTTCGCGTGGCCCGGCATGGGACGCCTGAGCGTAGAGGCGGCGCTGGGGCGCGACTATCCGCTGATCCTCGGCGTGACCCTGGTAGTGGCGCTGGCCGTGGTGCTGTTCAACCTGCTCGTCGATCTGCTGTACCCGCTGATCGACCCCCGGGTCCGGATGGAGGCTTGA